One stretch of Muribaculum intestinale DNA includes these proteins:
- a CDS encoding S41 family peptidase, producing MKLSPRNHRFNRLAAGCLGVALVITAASADTRSPKTDISRSIDIFTSVFKELQTNYVDSIDAEKSINTAIAAMLNDIDPYTEYYPASEQEDLAMMTSGEYGGIGAVITEIPGRGIFISEPYEGTPSQKAGLKAGDLIVAIDADTVLTWHNSQVSNRLKGEAGTPLTITVKRPYNGPDSILKFDLVRSKIQLPSVPYYGMVSDNTGYIYLTQFTDKSAADVRNALLELMKNPAMKSLILDLRGNPGGLLESAVKIVSYFVPKNTEVIRTRGKGLLNEKVYKTTSAPIDTDLPIVVLIDGSSASAAEITAGALQDMDRAVIIGSRSFGKGLVQGTRPIPYDGMFKVTTGKYYLPSGRLIQAIDYSRRNPDGSVARTPDSLTNEFATQHGRIVRDGGGITPDIKVEYPEINRLTYNIVSDHWAFDFATRYAATHPTIPAPEQFDVTDTIFNEFKAFIDPTKFEYDKVCEQMVQNLRKVAESEGYMTDSTRKQIDILEGLLRHDLGHDLDNNRRDIDDILASELVKRYYYQRGQVAQSLRHDNAVDSASAVLSNPLRYKEILAPVKPAKDKK from the coding sequence ATGAAGTTATCTCCACGCAATCACCGTTTCAACAGGCTCGCAGCAGGATGTCTGGGAGTGGCACTGGTAATCACAGCCGCTTCGGCCGACACACGCAGCCCCAAGACTGATATCTCACGCAGCATCGACATATTCACATCCGTTTTCAAGGAGTTGCAGACCAATTATGTCGACTCCATCGATGCCGAAAAGTCGATTAACACCGCAATAGCGGCGATGCTCAACGACATTGACCCGTATACCGAGTATTACCCCGCCTCCGAGCAGGAGGACCTCGCCATGATGACCTCGGGCGAGTATGGCGGCATAGGCGCCGTGATTACCGAGATACCCGGCAGGGGGATATTCATATCCGAGCCCTACGAGGGCACACCATCGCAGAAAGCAGGGCTGAAGGCCGGCGACCTTATTGTGGCCATCGATGCCGACACCGTGCTCACATGGCACAACTCCCAGGTGAGCAACCGTCTGAAAGGTGAGGCCGGCACCCCGTTGACCATCACGGTCAAACGCCCCTACAACGGCCCCGACTCGATATTGAAGTTCGACCTCGTGCGCAGCAAGATACAGCTCCCCTCGGTGCCCTACTACGGCATGGTGAGCGACAACACCGGCTATATCTACCTCACGCAGTTTACCGACAAATCGGCGGCCGACGTGCGCAATGCACTGCTTGAACTGATGAAAAATCCGGCCATGAAGTCGCTGATTCTCGACCTGCGCGGCAACCCCGGCGGACTGCTTGAGTCAGCCGTGAAGATTGTGAGCTATTTCGTGCCGAAGAATACCGAGGTGATACGCACCCGCGGCAAGGGGCTTCTCAACGAGAAGGTCTACAAGACCACGTCGGCGCCTATCGACACCGACCTGCCCATCGTGGTGCTCATCGACGGCTCGTCGGCCTCTGCGGCCGAAATCACCGCCGGAGCGCTACAGGACATGGACCGTGCAGTAATCATCGGCAGTCGTTCTTTCGGCAAAGGACTGGTGCAGGGCACTCGCCCCATTCCTTACGACGGCATGTTCAAGGTGACTACCGGTAAATACTATCTGCCCAGCGGACGCCTTATCCAGGCCATCGACTACTCCCGCCGCAATCCCGACGGCTCCGTGGCGCGCACTCCCGACTCGCTTACCAACGAGTTTGCCACACAGCATGGCCGCATCGTGCGCGACGGCGGCGGCATCACCCCCGACATCAAGGTGGAGTATCCCGAAATCAACCGTCTTACATATAATATAGTAAGCGACCATTGGGCGTTTGACTTTGCCACACGCTATGCAGCCACTCATCCCACCATCCCCGCGCCAGAGCAGTTTGACGTTACCGACACTATCTTCAACGAGTTCAAGGCTTTTATCGACCCGACAAAGTTTGAGTACGACAAGGTGTGCGAGCAGATGGTGCAGAATCTCCGCAAAGTCGCCGAGAGCGAGGGCTACATGACCGACTCCACTCGCAAGCAGATTGATATCCTCGAAGGTCTGCTGCGCCACGACCTCGGCCACGACCTCGACAACAACCGACGCGATATCGACGATATCCTTGCCTCCGAACTGGTAAAGCGCTATTACTATCAGCGCGGTCAGGTGGCCCAGTCGCTGCGCCACGACAATGCTGTCGACTCGGCCTCGGCCGTTCTCTCCAATCCTTTGCGTTATAAAGAGATACTGGCTCCGGTGAAGCCTGCTAAAGATAAGAAGTAA
- a CDS encoding right-handed parallel beta-helix repeat-containing protein, protein MKKSILFLYLGSSLTALSANDVYQTPNTGTVYSFADLAKIEDSGVTQLDDNTFSLSKDIDILDQDGLVLDNNATLRMGADILVRMYGGNNNFAPADTATIMPTEEGIKPKGIHFLDTSVPQTVKHVRFEGAGLRLGAPAGVTVESCSFIEHNTRIGNYAIGFVASSINNAVRNCYFYRTHLSAIGAGSNLAAGVVIEDNVFEDCSTDNRNYPVINETPAADNGAIIIRRNTIYGGKRTLPGAISVSNMLSMIGNHRIEIEDNYMDNSRYGINILGNYMNVKIKGNEIINCHYETNAMNGGSGITVNSTSDSNPTSVYVEGNTIDGCLWGATIIGKTRANFGNNADASSSDYNPGGNVFANNGNCGKAPAGAENAWDPAIPYDLYNNTALTIYAQGNTWGGADQSAEEIEKRIYHKADNSALGEVVYLPAGGVAGITEIETPDFSISVSGAGRFSVNGVDATTPVVVYDLSGIRLFNGTAGQEITTSHRGAAIVTVVGKSVRILL, encoded by the coding sequence ATGAAAAAATCTATACTCTTTCTTTATCTGGGAAGTTCATTAACAGCACTATCGGCCAACGATGTATATCAGACACCTAACACAGGCACTGTATATTCCTTTGCCGACCTTGCAAAGATTGAGGATTCGGGTGTGACACAACTCGACGACAATACATTCAGTCTGAGCAAGGATATCGATATACTTGACCAGGACGGTCTGGTGCTTGACAACAATGCCACCCTGCGTATGGGAGCCGACATCCTCGTGAGAATGTATGGCGGCAATAATAATTTTGCGCCAGCCGATACAGCAACAATCATGCCCACCGAAGAGGGTATCAAACCCAAAGGGATACATTTCCTCGACACTTCCGTGCCTCAGACGGTGAAACATGTGCGCTTCGAGGGAGCCGGTCTGCGCCTGGGCGCCCCGGCAGGTGTAACGGTCGAGAGCTGCTCGTTTATCGAACACAATACCCGCATAGGCAATTATGCCATCGGATTTGTGGCGTCGAGCATCAACAACGCAGTGCGCAACTGCTACTTCTACCGCACGCATCTGTCGGCAATCGGCGCAGGCTCGAATCTGGCCGCCGGTGTAGTCATCGAGGACAATGTGTTTGAGGACTGCTCGACCGACAACCGCAACTATCCCGTGATTAACGAGACTCCTGCGGCCGACAATGGTGCGATAATAATACGCCGAAATACCATCTATGGCGGAAAACGCACACTCCCCGGAGCAATATCCGTGTCAAACATGCTGTCCATGATAGGCAACCACCGGATTGAAATCGAGGATAACTATATGGACAACAGCCGATATGGCATAAACATCCTCGGCAACTACATGAACGTTAAAATCAAGGGTAACGAGATTATAAACTGCCATTATGAGACCAACGCCATGAACGGCGGCTCGGGCATTACCGTAAATTCGACCTCCGACTCCAATCCTACATCCGTATACGTCGAGGGCAACACAATCGACGGTTGCCTCTGGGGAGCCACCATCATCGGAAAAACACGGGCCAACTTCGGAAATAATGCCGACGCCTCTTCGTCAGACTACAATCCCGGCGGCAATGTGTTTGCCAACAACGGCAACTGCGGCAAGGCTCCGGCCGGCGCCGAGAATGCGTGGGACCCAGCTATACCCTACGATTTATACAACAACACGGCGCTTACCATCTATGCCCAAGGCAACACGTGGGGCGGCGCCGACCAGTCGGCCGAAGAGATTGAGAAAAGAATCTACCACAAGGCCGACAACAGCGCGCTCGGCGAAGTAGTATATCTACCTGCCGGCGGCGTAGCAGGCATTACCGAAATAGAAACTCCCGACTTCTCTATCAGCGTATCGGGCGCCGGCAGATTCTCTGTCAACGGTGTCGATGCCACTACTCCAGTCGTGGTCTACGACCTTAGCGGTATCCGCCTCTTCAACGGAACTGCAGGCCAAGAGATAACCACCAGCCATCGCGGAGCCGCGATAGTGACAGTCGTCGGTAAATCCGTGCGTATACTCCTATAA
- a CDS encoding beta-N-acetylhexosaminidase, whose protein sequence is MNKTNLFAAMTALAVGIGWAGAEAADSPQIAAGGILPRPVSIDMKDSRQACFDIAKGISVSYSGVPASERDRISEYMDSRFGVADSPAGKSRGRIEFSIVDSLPGDSSPEGYVLDIAGDGVHARATSAAGLFYAAHSLAQLADTYDGKIPECSIVDYPRFQYRGLMIDVSRNFRDKNFIKKQIDAMAALKLNRLHLHLTDAAGWRMQIDRYPRLTEFAAWRKGGSWKNWDNKYCEATDPEATGGFYTKDDLREIIRYAADRYITVIPEIEMPGHSAEVLAAYPELSCTGEPYKHHEFCPGNEATYEFLQNVLDEVIEVFPSEYIHIGGDEAAKDAWKKCPKCTARMASEGIKDVDGLQSYLIHRIDRYLDSKGRTLLGWDEIMEGGVAPGAAVLSWRGFEPGVKAASAGHATVMAPGRFCYFDGYQDAPATQPEAIGGYLPLELVYSFDPAPDSLSVDVKEHIKGVEATLFTEYIATDDHAEYMLYPRLLALAEVAWTPQSLKEYDNFYTRALAANDRLARDGYNVFDMRSEVGNRKEALAPVSHLALNKNVVYNDCNWSKSYPAAEAKTLTDGLRGGWNYNDFRWQGFFNDSTDRALDVTVDLERKEKLSYIGADFMQICGPDVWFPVKVVISVSDNGTDFTPLAVIEHEPKEDSGVSFRNYGWTGSAEARYVRYQAFNRSHFMFLDEIVIR, encoded by the coding sequence ATGAATAAAACTAATCTTTTCGCTGCAATGACGGCATTGGCCGTAGGTATCGGATGGGCGGGGGCCGAAGCCGCCGACTCTCCGCAGATTGCAGCCGGAGGCATATTGCCTCGCCCTGTGAGTATTGATATGAAAGATAGCCGACAGGCATGCTTTGATATCGCCAAAGGTATATCCGTGTCATATTCCGGAGTCCCGGCCTCCGAGCGCGACCGCATTTCGGAATATATGGACAGCCGCTTTGGTGTGGCCGACAGCCCTGCCGGGAAGAGCCGCGGCAGAATTGAATTCTCGATTGTCGACTCTCTGCCCGGCGACAGTTCGCCCGAGGGATATGTGCTCGACATTGCCGGTGACGGTGTGCACGCCCGCGCCACATCGGCCGCCGGACTGTTTTATGCCGCGCATTCTCTCGCACAGCTTGCCGACACCTATGATGGCAAGATACCTGAATGCAGCATCGTGGACTATCCGCGTTTTCAGTACCGCGGACTTATGATTGACGTGAGCCGCAACTTCCGCGACAAGAATTTCATCAAGAAGCAGATTGATGCCATGGCTGCGCTTAAACTCAACCGGCTGCACCTGCATCTTACCGATGCCGCCGGTTGGCGCATGCAGATCGACCGCTATCCGCGCCTTACCGAGTTTGCCGCGTGGCGCAAGGGTGGCTCATGGAAAAACTGGGACAACAAATATTGCGAGGCTACCGACCCTGAGGCTACCGGTGGATTCTACACCAAGGACGATCTGCGCGAGATAATCCGGTATGCCGCCGATCGCTATATCACCGTCATCCCCGAAATCGAGATGCCGGGACATTCGGCCGAGGTGCTTGCCGCATATCCCGAACTGTCGTGTACCGGCGAGCCTTACAAGCATCATGAATTCTGTCCGGGCAATGAGGCCACGTACGAGTTCCTTCAGAATGTGCTCGACGAGGTAATCGAGGTGTTCCCTTCGGAGTATATACATATAGGTGGCGACGAGGCCGCCAAGGATGCCTGGAAAAAGTGTCCGAAGTGCACCGCGCGTATGGCCAGTGAGGGTATAAAGGATGTCGACGGTCTGCAGAGCTATCTCATCCACCGTATCGACCGCTACCTCGACTCGAAAGGGCGCACGCTTCTTGGCTGGGACGAGATAATGGAGGGAGGCGTGGCTCCGGGCGCCGCCGTGCTGTCGTGGCGCGGATTCGAGCCGGGTGTCAAGGCTGCCTCAGCCGGCCATGCCACAGTGATGGCCCCGGGCCGTTTCTGCTATTTCGACGGTTATCAGGATGCTCCGGCCACACAGCCCGAGGCCATAGGCGGATACCTGCCTCTTGAGCTTGTCTACAGCTTCGACCCGGCTCCCGACTCTCTGTCGGTGGATGTCAAGGAGCATATAAAGGGTGTGGAGGCCACTCTGTTTACCGAATATATCGCTACCGACGACCATGCCGAATACATGCTGTATCCCCGATTGCTTGCATTGGCCGAAGTGGCATGGACTCCGCAGTCGCTCAAAGAGTACGACAACTTCTACACTCGTGCGCTTGCCGCAAACGACCGTCTCGCCCGCGACGGATACAATGTGTTCGACATGCGCTCCGAGGTAGGTAATCGCAAGGAAGCGCTGGCGCCTGTAAGCCATCTTGCCTTGAACAAAAACGTCGTGTACAACGATTGCAATTGGTCGAAGAGCTATCCTGCAGCTGAGGCCAAGACACTCACCGACGGTCTGCGCGGCGGATGGAACTACAATGATTTCCGCTGGCAGGGTTTCTTCAACGACTCTACCGATCGCGCCCTTGATGTCACTGTCGACCTGGAGCGTAAGGAGAAACTCTCGTATATCGGCGCTGACTTCATGCAGATTTGTGGCCCCGACGTATGGTTCCCGGTCAAGGTGGTGATATCGGTTTCCGACAACGGCACCGATTTTACTCCGCTTGCTGTAATCGAGCATGAGCCTAAGGAAGATTCCGGAGTATCGTTCCGCAACTACGGCTGGACCGGCTCGGCCGAAGCACGCTATGTGCGCTACCAGGCCTTCAACCGCTCCCACTTCATGTTCCTCGACGAAATCGTGATTCGCTGA
- a CDS encoding DUF2933 domain-containing protein: MEYTFLQPKITQYFPYLLLLLCFLLFLWHHDIKITKECSTFGLRKK, encoded by the coding sequence TTGGAATATACATTTTTGCAACCCAAAATTACGCAATATTTTCCATATCTGTTGCTATTGCTCTGTTTTTTGCTTTTTTTATGGCATCACGATATCAAAATTACAAAAGAATGTAGTACTTTCGGCCTCCGGAAAAAGTAG
- a CDS encoding tetratricopeptide repeat protein, whose product MRLTGYIIAGAMAITWGTAPAQTIDDARQMMLDGDYAAALPIFEKALSAKPKDASLNQWVGVCLLRSGNPKKAERYLKVADERKLIDAPRYLAEAAFEQYEFSKATDLLDRYEEGIDNANKKKARKAPKITKSPEADELRRRTMLGQAMLDRVEKIVVIDSMAVDRDEFFKFYHLSPESGTLNSTDVMPEDYEIAEPSEVYMPQSGEFRIWSAPDKDENYVLMGATRLIDGTWDTPHPLGSALDAGGDSNYPFMMPDGVTLYYANNGPESIGGYDIFISRKDENGFLQPQNIGMPYNSTYDDYLLAIDEVNGVGWWATDRNRLGDKITIYRFIPSDLRVNYPVDTPGLAAHARIDSFRSTWPADADYTEMLQRIDSAEYVSGKSHPDFYFALPGNRIITTWDELRTPAARNAMEEYLDACRRLDRNLKELDSMRMRYAGGDRAVAGRITSMEQEVERERTALREMSNKVVRANEKTR is encoded by the coding sequence ATGAGACTGACCGGATATATCATAGCGGGCGCAATGGCCATCACATGGGGCACGGCGCCGGCCCAGACTATCGACGATGCTCGTCAGATGATGCTCGACGGCGACTATGCCGCCGCACTCCCTATATTTGAAAAGGCACTTTCAGCCAAGCCCAAGGACGCGTCGCTCAACCAGTGGGTAGGAGTGTGCCTGCTGCGCAGCGGCAACCCCAAGAAAGCGGAGCGATACCTCAAGGTGGCCGACGAACGCAAGCTAATCGATGCCCCGCGATATCTCGCAGAGGCTGCTTTCGAGCAATATGAGTTCTCGAAAGCCACCGACCTGCTCGACAGATATGAGGAAGGCATCGACAACGCCAACAAGAAAAAAGCCCGCAAAGCCCCCAAGATAACTAAGTCGCCTGAAGCCGACGAACTGCGCCGCCGCACCATGCTCGGCCAGGCCATGCTCGACAGAGTGGAGAAAATCGTGGTAATCGACAGTATGGCTGTCGACCGCGACGAGTTTTTCAAGTTCTACCACCTGAGCCCGGAAAGCGGCACCCTCAACAGCACCGATGTGATGCCGGAGGACTATGAGATAGCCGAGCCGTCAGAGGTCTACATGCCACAGTCGGGAGAATTCCGCATATGGTCGGCTCCCGACAAGGATGAAAACTATGTGCTGATGGGAGCCACACGCCTCATCGACGGCACATGGGATACACCCCACCCCCTCGGAAGCGCGCTCGATGCCGGAGGCGACAGCAACTATCCGTTTATGATGCCCGACGGAGTGACGCTGTATTATGCCAACAACGGCCCGGAATCAATAGGAGGATACGACATATTCATATCGCGTAAAGATGAAAACGGATTTCTCCAGCCCCAGAACATAGGAATGCCATACAACTCGACCTACGACGACTATCTGCTGGCAATCGACGAGGTAAACGGCGTAGGATGGTGGGCGACCGACCGCAACCGTCTTGGCGACAAAATCACAATCTACCGGTTTATCCCGTCGGATTTGCGTGTCAACTATCCGGTCGATACTCCGGGGCTTGCCGCTCACGCGCGCATCGACTCTTTCCGTTCGACCTGGCCTGCCGATGCCGACTATACCGAAATGCTGCAACGCATCGACTCGGCCGAATACGTCTCGGGCAAATCACACCCCGATTTCTATTTCGCCTTGCCGGGCAACCGCATCATAACCACATGGGACGAACTGCGCACTCCGGCTGCCAGAAATGCCATGGAGGAGTACCTCGACGCGTGCCGCCGGCTCGACCGCAACCTGAAGGAACTCGACTCAATGCGCATGCGCTATGCCGGTGGCGACAGGGCCGTAGCCGGACGTATCACTTCGATGGAACAGGAGGTAGAACGCGAGCGTACAGCCCTGCGCGAGATGTCCAACAAAGTAGTGCGCGCAAATGAAAAGACCCGCTGA
- a CDS encoding histidinol-phosphatase produces the protein MKRPADIARATTRYNFHSHTQWCDGKAPIAEMTLAAIDAGMEHWGFTPHSPVPIHSSCNMSHESVAEYLAEVKRLQTLHADRIHLYAAMEIDYLGPEWGPASDYFRHLPLDYRIGSVHFVPSDSGYVDVDGRFESFREKMSTYFHDDIRYVVDTFYDQSERMILEGGFDIIGHFDKIGHNASMFRPGIEDESWYRARIDSLIDLIIDSGITVEINTKIHETAERIFPARRWLDRLIAAHTPIVVNSDAHVPDKIDSGRKYGIELLSRLEKLHNIDPTTPPCQ, from the coding sequence ATGAAAAGACCCGCTGACATCGCGCGCGCCACAACGCGCTACAACTTCCACAGCCACACACAGTGGTGCGACGGAAAGGCGCCGATTGCCGAGATGACACTCGCGGCAATCGATGCCGGCATGGAACACTGGGGATTTACCCCCCATTCACCCGTACCCATACACTCGTCGTGCAACATGAGCCATGAGAGCGTGGCCGAATACCTGGCAGAGGTGAAGCGACTGCAGACCCTCCACGCCGACCGCATACATCTGTACGCCGCCATGGAAATCGACTATCTCGGACCGGAATGGGGCCCTGCCTCCGACTATTTCCGCCATCTTCCGCTCGACTACCGCATCGGCTCGGTCCACTTTGTGCCGAGCGACAGCGGATATGTGGATGTCGACGGACGGTTTGAATCGTTCAGGGAGAAAATGAGCACATACTTCCACGACGATATCCGGTATGTAGTCGACACCTTCTACGACCAGTCGGAACGGATGATTCTCGAAGGCGGATTCGACATAATAGGACACTTCGACAAGATCGGACACAACGCGTCGATGTTCAGGCCGGGCATCGAGGACGAATCCTGGTACCGGGCCCGCATCGACTCACTAATCGACCTGATAATCGACAGCGGCATCACCGTAGAGATAAACACCAAGATACACGAGACGGCGGAACGCATATTCCCCGCCCGCCGATGGCTCGACCGCCTCATCGCCGCACATACACCCATCGTAGTCAACAGCGACGCCCATGTGCCCGACAAAATCGACTCAGGCCGCAAATATGGCATAGAACTGCTGAGCCGCCTTGAAAAACTCCACAACATCGACCCCACCACACCGCCATGCCAGTAA
- the metA gene encoding homoserine O-succinyltransferase, with translation MPVRVPVQLPAVETLREENIFVIDEQRAEGQDIRPLRIGILNLMPLKIMTETDLLRLISNTPLQVELDLIDTRSHVSRNTPREHIEEFYKTFEEIRGQNYDGFIITGAPLEMVEFEDVDYWHELCEIFDWCRTHVTSTLYICWAAFAGLYYHYSVPKHLTSSKISGVFRHRVNDQRNPIFRGFDDEFYVPHSRHVQLVRSDIESIPGLSILSESPESGIYMVMARGGREFFITGHSEYSPLTLDYEYRRDMDRGLNPSIPVHYYIDDDPSRGPLVRWRSHANLLFSNWLNYFVYQATPYDIRQIHD, from the coding sequence ATGCCAGTAAGAGTACCGGTGCAACTCCCCGCCGTAGAGACCCTCAGGGAGGAAAACATATTCGTAATCGACGAACAGCGTGCCGAAGGGCAGGACATACGCCCGCTGCGGATAGGCATACTCAATCTGATGCCTCTGAAAATAATGACCGAGACCGACCTGCTCAGGCTTATCTCCAATACTCCCCTGCAGGTGGAGCTCGACCTTATCGACACCCGAAGCCATGTGTCGCGCAACACTCCGCGCGAGCATATCGAGGAGTTCTACAAGACCTTCGAGGAGATACGCGGCCAGAACTACGACGGGTTCATCATTACCGGCGCCCCGCTTGAGATGGTGGAATTTGAGGATGTAGACTACTGGCACGAGTTATGCGAAATATTCGACTGGTGCCGCACCCATGTCACCTCAACCCTCTATATATGCTGGGCCGCCTTTGCCGGGCTGTACTACCATTACAGTGTGCCCAAACACCTTACGAGCAGCAAGATATCAGGAGTGTTCCGCCATCGCGTCAACGACCAGCGCAATCCCATATTCCGAGGATTCGACGACGAATTCTATGTGCCGCACAGCCGTCACGTACAACTCGTGCGCAGCGATATCGAGTCCATTCCAGGCCTAAGTATACTGTCGGAAAGTCCCGAAAGCGGCATATACATGGTGATGGCACGCGGAGGCAGGGAATTCTTCATCACAGGACATTCGGAATACTCTCCGCTGACGCTCGACTACGAGTACCGCCGCGACATGGACCGCGGACTCAATCCGTCGATTCCGGTACACTATTATATCGACGACGACCCCTCGCGCGGACCGCTCGTAAGATGGCGCTCCCACGCCAACCTACTCTTCTCCAACTGGCTAAACTATTTCGTATACCAGGCCACGCCCTACGACATACGCCAGATTCACGACTGA
- a CDS encoding sugar O-acetyltransferase, protein MSDFDTEWQKMLDGEVYDAGRREFLDRLIDTRERLWEFNNMNPRNTDALTGILRGLLGSCGEHITVNQPFRCDYGCNIHVGEKFFANFNLTILDEARVTIGDNVLIGPNVSIYTACHPLDAIERNKWVEWAEPVTIGNNVWIGGSSTILPGVTVGDNVVIGAGSVVTRDVPSDVVVGGNPARIIKRLA, encoded by the coding sequence ATGAGCGATTTTGACACCGAATGGCAGAAGATGCTCGACGGCGAGGTGTACGACGCCGGGCGACGCGAGTTTCTCGACCGACTGATTGACACAAGAGAGCGACTGTGGGAGTTCAACAATATGAATCCCCGCAATACCGACGCTCTGACCGGAATACTACGCGGGCTGCTCGGCTCGTGTGGCGAGCATATAACGGTCAATCAGCCTTTCCGCTGCGACTACGGATGCAACATACATGTGGGTGAGAAGTTTTTTGCCAACTTCAATCTTACCATACTCGACGAGGCGCGTGTGACCATCGGCGACAATGTGCTTATCGGCCCTAACGTAAGCATATACACCGCATGCCATCCGCTCGACGCCATCGAGCGCAACAAGTGGGTGGAATGGGCTGAGCCTGTGACTATCGGCAACAATGTGTGGATAGGCGGCTCGTCAACAATATTGCCGGGTGTGACTGTCGGCGACAATGTGGTGATTGGTGCCGGCTCGGTAGTCACCCGCGATGTACCGTCGGATGTGGTGGTCGGAGGTAATCCGGCGCGCATTATCAAGCGGCTTGCCTGA
- a CDS encoding lysylphosphatidylglycerol synthase transmembrane domain-containing protein: MVPPSDNPASIPRRRDIKAIAGRILKVVVPLGISAALVVWLFHKVDLDRVEEIMSDGVDYRFIIAMMLVTMFSHMIRGLRWGIQLRAAGIPRMPVVAEYVSIFGAYAMNLVFPYLGEAWRCVYVSRRQRCKLSTVVGTDLGDRASDGIVIAMLIALTLFVARPQLTRFLDRYPMGEALHRYATDGSLWICLCAVALLAAVVVWLFRRSKAVKSMERSVARIWSGFAVLFHMKGIWLYLLLTVGIWTCYFMETYLCFYAFPFTRALVDEPGSCWGLVPGLVVFVFGSCSMIVPSNGGLGPWNIAVMFALTLFGISSGDGAAYSIVCWSFQAGMLVALGIFSALYIMIERRAGRNNVPGSGGLQEKS; encoded by the coding sequence ATGGTCCCCCCTTCTGATAATCCAGCCTCCATCCCCCGGCGCCGTGATATAAAGGCCATTGCCGGACGCATACTGAAAGTCGTAGTGCCTCTTGGCATCTCAGCGGCTCTGGTTGTGTGGCTGTTTCATAAGGTAGACCTCGACAGGGTGGAGGAGATAATGAGCGACGGTGTCGACTACCGTTTTATCATAGCCATGATGCTGGTCACGATGTTTTCCCACATGATACGCGGACTGCGGTGGGGCATACAGCTCCGTGCGGCAGGCATACCGCGTATGCCTGTCGTTGCCGAGTATGTGTCGATATTCGGGGCATATGCCATGAACCTTGTGTTTCCCTATCTTGGCGAGGCATGGCGTTGTGTGTATGTGTCGCGCCGTCAGCGCTGCAAACTGTCGACTGTGGTGGGTACCGACCTCGGCGACCGTGCGTCCGACGGCATTGTCATTGCCATGCTGATTGCGCTCACTCTGTTTGTTGCCCGGCCACAGCTCACCCGTTTTCTCGACCGTTATCCAATGGGTGAGGCGCTCCACCGCTATGCCACCGACGGCTCTCTATGGATATGCCTGTGCGCGGTGGCCCTGCTTGCGGCGGTGGTCGTATGGCTGTTTCGGCGCAGCAAGGCTGTGAAAAGCATGGAGCGGAGCGTGGCGCGGATATGGAGCGGTTTTGCAGTGCTGTTCCATATGAAGGGGATATGGCTCTATCTGCTGCTTACCGTAGGTATCTGGACATGCTACTTCATGGAGACATATCTTTGTTTCTACGCATTTCCGTTTACCAGGGCGCTTGTGGATGAGCCGGGCAGTTGCTGGGGGCTTGTGCCTGGACTGGTGGTATTTGTGTTCGGCTCGTGCAGTATGATTGTTCCGTCAAACGGTGGCCTTGGCCCGTGGAATATCGCAGTGATGTTTGCTCTCACTCTTTTCGGCATAAGCTCGGGCGACGGTGCGGCCTATTCGATAGTGTGCTGGAGTTTCCAGGCAGGGATGCTCGTGGCTCTCGGCATATTCAGTGCCTTATACATAATGATTGAACGGCGTGCCGGCAGGAATAATGTGCCCGGCTCCGGCGGTTTGCAGGAAAAATCGTAA